The nucleotide window AATATTTTTGAAGGGCCACCAGATAATTAAAGGCGTTGACCTTCATTAAACTGCAGGTGTGAATTATGCTCATGAACATATCCCCGATATAGGCCCCATGTTCTGTCTTATAGAACATTGAGTTTTTTCTATGGAGGATAAAGCGTTTCAAGCATTGTTCGCAAATATTATTATCAAGTGGGGCTCCGGGAACTCTCAGAAATTGAGTCAGCTCATGCCAGTGTTTGATCATATAGGTGATCGCATTCCCAAGCCCGGAATTGGGTTCCACCAGTTTGTCTTTGATCTGGGTGTCGAGCCATGAACGTAAAGCGTTCATCTGTGAACCACTATGGACCTGGTGAAATGCCAGCCGCTGATCTGCTGTCATGTTTTGTTCTTTAGCTTGAGCATCCACATGATAAACTTCTGCCAACGTCTCAATGACATGGCGGCATTCGTCCGGGAAGCTGGAGATTACGTCGATAAAACCTCTGCGGGCGTGGGTAATGCAATGGCACAGGATAATTTTAAATTCACTGGACATGTTTCTTGAAAGAGAATCACACATTTGAATCGGAGGGTCTTTTTCTCCATCCCGCATTTCATAAAGGGAAGCGATGTTTTCTCCTGCATGATTACGACCGGTGTAGAAGATGGCAATCCTTTTCCCTTCTTCAAGCAGGGAAATGATACCCGATGTAAAGATGCCGGTACGCTCATCCTTATCCCGTGTTTTGTTTTCCTGGATCAGATCCAGAATTTTCATGGTGGTATCATCATTGTGAAGGACCTCACCCTGGGCTGCCTGGCGTTTTAATTCCTCAAATGCCGGGTAAATCAGATCTGCCTGGGATTCTATTTTTTCCCACTGGGTGGATGCCGGCAGGGGTATGCCCAGACTTTCCTGGAGTTTTTCCAGGCGATACCAGGGAAAACCGTAGCCATATTTTAAAACTGCCATCATGGCCTTGGCCGTTTCATCATAATGTTTTCCGGTAATGCCTTCCGGAGCCGCTGCCGTGAACACCTTCCCGCACAGGTTACAACGCAGTTTTTCAAGGTTATAAATCGTTGCATTGATGGGGGGTTGGCCCTTCAGGTAGATGGCAATGCCCGATTTTTTCATCGGGTAGAGCTTGCCGGTGAAGCATAGAGGACAGGAATCCTTGGGTTTAAACTTTTCATGGGATATGAACTTTTGATCGGCTTCAGTATATTTGGAAGCAGGTATCTTTCCATGTCCTTTTTTCTTTTTTTCAGGTTTGGTTTTGGGTGGTTTTTTATCCTTTTTTTTCGGCTCTGTTTCTTTTGAGTTTTCATCCGTTTTTTCGGGCTCGTTCTTTTTTAAAACATTATCCTTTTTTTCAGTTTTTGGGCCAAACAACATGGTAAGAAGGCGTTTTATGG belongs to Desulfobacula toluolica Tol2 and includes:
- the tnpC gene encoding IS66 family transposase; this encodes MEHIRLTQEEIDALLKRVEANALDKGDYEIIKSMTEAIMTLAQALDNKAASIKRLLTMLFGPKTEKKDNVLKKNEPEKTDENSKETEPKKKDKKPPKTKPEKKKKGHGKIPASKYTEADQKFISHEKFKPKDSCPLCFTGKLYPMKKSGIAIYLKGQPPINATIYNLEKLRCNLCGKVFTAAAPEGITGKHYDETAKAMMAVLKYGYGFPWYRLEKLQESLGIPLPASTQWEKIESQADLIYPAFEELKRQAAQGEVLHNDDTTMKILDLIQENKTRDKDERTGIFTSGIISLLEEGKRIAIFYTGRNHAGENIASLYEMRDGEKDPPIQMCDSLSRNMSSEFKIILCHCITHARRGFIDVISSFPDECRHVIETLAEVYHVDAQAKEQNMTADQRLAFHQVHSGSQMNALRSWLDTQIKDKLVEPNSGLGNAITYMIKHWHELTQFLRVPGAPLDNNICEQCLKRFILHRKNSMFYKTEHGAYIGDMFMSIIHTCSLMKVNAFNYLVALQKYSARVFKNPSQWMPWNYETAATLAAQSA